In Candidatus Methylomirabilota bacterium, one genomic interval encodes:
- the trxA gene encoding thioredoxin, translated as MADTPLHLDEASFDAEVGKHKELLMVDFWAEWCAPCRAIAPTLEELATDSQGTVSLAKVNVDDSPALAARYGIRSIPTILFMKEGKVVDQVIGAVPKSQLKKKLDSLA; from the coding sequence ATGGCCGACACGCCCCTGCATCTGGACGAGGCAAGCTTCGACGCCGAGGTTGGCAAGCACAAGGAACTCCTCATGGTGGATTTCTGGGCGGAGTGGTGCGCGCCCTGCCGCGCCATCGCCCCCACTCTGGAAGAGCTGGCCACGGACTCCCAGGGCACGGTCAGCCTCGCCAAGGTGAACGTGGACGACAGCCCTGCCCTGGCCGCGCGCTATGGCATCCGCTCCATTCCTACCATTCTTTTCATGAAGGAAGGCAAGGTGGTGGACCAGGTCATCGGGGCCGTGCCGAAATCCCAGCTCAAGAAGAAGCTGGACTCGCTCGCCTAG